Proteins found in one Sphingobium sp. V4 genomic segment:
- a CDS encoding OmpA family protein, whose product MRISHRIIGAAGLAAMLATTACTTDPQTGQRSISKAAIGGIGGALGGYLLGDLVGGRNDRTEKILGAGIGAVAGAGIGAYMDAQERKLREETAGTGVDVIRDGDNLLLRMPSGITFGYDRADVQPQFQPTLNDVASVLAQYPKTYIDVYGHTDSDGADAYNQTLSERRARSVADYLIGRGVQSARIGTRGYGETQPIASNATEEGKAANRRVEIKIAPVTEADVKG is encoded by the coding sequence ATGAGGATTTCTCACCGGATCATCGGCGCCGCGGGTCTGGCCGCGATGCTTGCCACCACCGCCTGCACCACCGATCCGCAGACCGGGCAGCGCAGCATTTCCAAGGCGGCGATCGGCGGCATCGGCGGCGCGCTGGGCGGTTATCTGCTGGGCGATCTGGTCGGCGGGCGCAACGACCGCACGGAAAAGATCCTGGGAGCGGGGATCGGCGCGGTCGCCGGCGCGGGCATCGGCGCCTATATGGACGCGCAGGAGCGCAAGCTGCGCGAGGAAACCGCCGGCACCGGCGTGGACGTGATCCGCGACGGCGACAATCTGCTGCTGCGGATGCCCTCGGGCATCACCTTCGGCTATGACCGGGCCGACGTGCAGCCCCAGTTCCAGCCGACGCTGAACGATGTCGCGTCGGTCCTGGCGCAATATCCCAAAACCTATATCGACGTATATGGCCATACCGACAGCGACGGCGCGGACGCCTATAACCAGACGCTGTCGGAACGCCGCGCCCGCTCCGTCGCCGATTATCTGATCGGCCGCGGCGTCCAGTCCGCCCGCATCGGCACGCGCGGCTATGGAGAGACCCAGCCGATCGCCTCCAACGCGACCGAGGAAGGCAAGGCCGCGAACCGCCGCGTCGAAATCAAGATCGCACCCGTGACCGAAGCCGACGTGAAGGGCTAA
- a CDS encoding FAD:protein FMN transferase, producing MGTSWSAQIVDPPEGCAAEIEKVLTGIIDQMSNWEANSAISRFNRLAVGEWMPLPADLLTVLRAGLDIARLSDGAFDPAIGRLVDRWGFGPDAQSFDAAVIPSPWRRIEVDGTRARRTVDVSLDFSGIAKGFAVDAIAAALRAMGVANFLVEIGGELRGDGIKPDIQPWWVDVEAPPGLPVPTLRIALSGLAVATSGDYRRYRMDRDRRLSHSIDPATGAPIAEGVASVTVLHDSAMLADALATAITILGPDRGMALATSHALAARLVLRTDAGAQEYMTPRLAAMLD from the coding sequence ATGGGGACGAGCTGGTCGGCGCAGATCGTCGATCCGCCCGAAGGCTGCGCGGCCGAGATCGAAAAGGTGCTGACGGGCATCATCGACCAGATGAGCAACTGGGAGGCGAACTCCGCCATCAGCCGCTTCAACCGCCTGGCGGTGGGCGAATGGATGCCGCTGCCGGCGGACCTGCTGACGGTCTTGCGCGCCGGCCTCGACATCGCCCGCCTCTCGGACGGCGCCTTCGACCCCGCGATCGGCCGGCTCGTCGACCGCTGGGGCTTCGGCCCCGACGCGCAAAGCTTCGACGCCGCCGTCATCCCCTCCCCCTGGAGGCGGATCGAAGTGGATGGAACCCGCGCCCGTCGCACGGTCGACGTCTCGCTCGATTTCTCCGGCATTGCCAAGGGCTTCGCGGTGGATGCCATCGCCGCAGCCTTGCGGGCGATGGGCGTCGCCAATTTCCTGGTCGAGATCGGCGGCGAGTTGCGCGGCGACGGGATCAAGCCCGACATCCAGCCCTGGTGGGTCGATGTCGAAGCACCGCCGGGCCTGCCCGTGCCGACATTGCGCATCGCCCTCTCCGGCCTCGCCGTCGCCACCTCGGGCGATTATCGCCGGTATCGCATGGACCGCGACCGCCGCCTTTCGCACAGCATCGACCCGGCGACTGGCGCACCGATAGCGGAGGGCGTCGCCTCCGTCACCGTGCTGCACGACAGCGCCATGCTGGCCGACGCCTTGGCCACAGCCATCACCATTCTCGGCCCTGACCGGGGCATGGCCCTGGCCACCAGCCACGCCCTCGCCGCCCGCCTCGTCCTGCGCACGGATGCGGGCGCGCAGGAATATATGACGCCCAGGCTTGCGGCGATGCTGGACTGA
- a CDS encoding DUF4188 domain-containing protein, with translation MQSRQSVDLSAYPDLIVIMLGFRVSSLRGLVSLIGIGKGLRSIVENPPEGLLAHEQCLFALNHFGIRQYWRDLESLESFTRSAPHSHWWRDFAKLGRGAGFWHETYARSGAMEALYANMPGAMGFATFAPLLAPDGPFLTARQRLTLGRA, from the coding sequence ATGCAATCCCGCCAGTCGGTCGACCTGTCCGCCTATCCCGACCTCATCGTCATCATGCTGGGCTTTCGCGTGTCTAGCCTGCGCGGCCTCGTCTCGCTGATCGGCATCGGCAAGGGGCTGCGCTCAATCGTGGAGAATCCGCCCGAGGGGCTGCTGGCGCATGAGCAATGCCTGTTCGCGCTCAACCATTTCGGCATCCGCCAATATTGGCGCGACCTCGAAAGCCTGGAAAGCTTCACCCGTTCGGCGCCCCATTCGCACTGGTGGCGCGATTTCGCGAAACTCGGCCGGGGCGCCGGCTTCTGGCACGAAACCTATGCGCGCAGCGGCGCGATGGAGGCGCTCTACGCCAACATGCCCGGCGCCATGGGCTTCGCAACATTCGCCCCGCTTCTCGCTCCCGACGGCCCCTTCCTCACCGCCCGCCAGCGCCTGACGCTTGGCCGGGCGTAA
- a CDS encoding TetR-like C-terminal domain-containing protein: protein MSDPTVPSLHDRLVDCALALIEAGDAEVSLRAVARAAQVSAMAPYRHFADKRALMAAVALRGFAMLEAEAKAADDAIEAADALTAQGLSYIAFARAHPALFRLMFADDAGMTLPHDQCRGAYALMAARVAHMSPDQAEAGALACWGLVHGLAKLALDGRLPPDPVAERAALELMARALVARS, encoded by the coding sequence ATGTCCGATCCCACAGTGCCTTCGCTCCATGACCGTCTGGTGGATTGCGCGCTGGCGCTGATCGAGGCGGGCGACGCGGAAGTCAGCCTGCGCGCAGTGGCGCGGGCGGCGCAGGTGTCGGCCATGGCCCCATATCGCCACTTCGCGGACAAGAGGGCGTTGATGGCGGCGGTGGCGCTGCGCGGATTTGCGATGCTGGAGGCGGAGGCGAAGGCGGCAGATGACGCCATCGAGGCGGCCGACGCGCTCACGGCGCAGGGCCTGTCCTATATCGCCTTCGCCCGCGCGCATCCAGCGCTGTTCCGGCTGATGTTCGCCGATGATGCGGGCATGACCCTGCCGCACGACCAGTGCCGGGGCGCTTACGCGCTGATGGCGGCGCGCGTGGCGCACATGTCGCCCGACCAGGCCGAGGCGGGCGCGCTGGCCTGCTGGGGGCTGGTCCATGGCCTCGCCAAGCTGGCGCTGGACGGCCGCTTGCCGCCCGATCCGGTGGCGGAACGGGCGGCGCTGGAACTGATGGCGCGGGCGCTGGTTGCCCGGTCCTGA
- the rpoB gene encoding DNA-directed RNA polymerase subunit beta, which translates to MATKALPTINTGAKKRIRKVFGDIHEVVQMPNLIEVQRESYEQFLRSDPSIGYVSGLEKTLRSVFPIRDFAGTAEMDFVHYELEDPKYDVEECRQRGITYAAPMRVTLRLIVFEVDQDTETRSVLDIKEQDVYMGDMPLMTQNGTFIVNGTERVIVSQMHRSPGVLFDHDRGKTHSSGKYLFAARVIPYRGSWLDFEFDAKDIVNVRIDRKRKLPVTALLYALGLNAEEILGYFYNKVTFLRGEGGWQIPFVAEAWRGLKPAFDIVDAKSGEVVFAAGQKISPRAANKAEKDGLETLLIPTEEVYGRYSAYDLINESTGEIYIEAGDEVSPENLEKLDKAGIDRLELLDIDHVGTGPWIRNTLKADKAEDRDQALSDIYRVMRPGEPPTKETAEALFAGLFFDPERYDLSAVGRVKLNMRLDLDAEDTVTTLRVEDILAVVKELVNLKDGKGEIDDIDNLGNRRVRSVGELLENQYRVGLLRMERAVKERMSSVDVSTVMPNDLINAKPAVAAVREFFGSSQLSQFMDQTNPLSEVTHKRRVSALGPGGLTRERAGFEVRDVHPTHYGRICPIETPEGPNIGLINSLATFSRVNKYGFIETPYRKVIDGKVTNDVVYLSAMEEAKHTIAQANAELNADHSFTEDLISAREAGEFLMAPKDNITLMDVSPKQLVSVAASLIPFLENDDANRALMGSNMQRQAVPLVRAEAPFVGTGMEGTVARDSGAAIAARRAGIVDQVDATRIVIRATGDVEPGQSGVDIYTLQKFQRSNQDTCINQRPLVKVGELIQAGEVIADGPSTEFGELALGRNVLVAFMPWNGYNYEDSILISERIVKDDVFTSIHIEEFEVMARDTKLGPEDITRDIPNVGEEALRNLDEAGIVYIGAEVEPGDILVGKITPKGESPMTPEEKLLRAIFGEKASDVRDTSLRLPPGVAGTVVEVRVFNRHGIDKDERAMAIEREEIDRLAKDREDERGILNRATFNRLQEMLLGQTATAAPKGVKKGVVIDEALLGEVERHEWWKFAVEDDARQTAIEAVKAQYDEAVKLIVEKFEDRVDKLQRGDELPPGVLKMVKVFVAVKRKLQPGDKMAGRHGNKGIISRILPQEDMPFLEDGTPVDFVLNPLGVPSRMNVGQIFETHLGWAARGLGAQIGKALDDWREANPNPEAGQPPEAVKDLLKTIYGSNYTAEIEQRSADDIVELAQNVRGGVPMATPVFDGAVEADVSAMLKLAGLDESGQVTLFDGRTGDSFDRKVTVGYKYVLKLHHLVDDKIHARSIGPYSLVTQQPLGGKAQFGGQRFGEMEVWALQAYGAAYTLQEMLTVKSDDVVGRTKVYEAIVKGDDTFEAGIPESFNVLVKEMRSLGLNVELASMDEVEDDDGFAAAAE; encoded by the coding sequence ATGGCGACCAAGGCTCTCCCAACGATCAACACCGGCGCTAAGAAGCGCATCCGCAAGGTGTTCGGCGACATCCACGAAGTGGTGCAGATGCCGAACCTGATCGAAGTGCAAAGGGAGAGCTACGAACAGTTCCTGCGCTCCGATCCGTCGATCGGCTATGTGTCGGGCCTGGAAAAGACCCTGCGCAGCGTCTTCCCGATCCGCGACTTCGCCGGCACCGCCGAGATGGACTTCGTCCATTACGAGTTGGAAGACCCGAAGTACGACGTCGAGGAATGCCGTCAGCGCGGCATCACCTATGCAGCGCCGATGCGCGTCACGCTGCGCCTGATCGTGTTCGAAGTGGACCAGGACACCGAAACCCGTTCCGTGCTCGATATCAAGGAGCAGGACGTGTATATGGGCGACATGCCGCTCATGACGCAGAACGGCACCTTCATCGTCAACGGCACCGAGCGCGTCATCGTGTCGCAGATGCACCGTTCGCCGGGCGTCCTGTTCGACCATGACCGGGGCAAGACCCACTCGTCGGGCAAGTACCTGTTCGCCGCGCGCGTCATCCCCTATCGCGGTTCGTGGCTCGATTTCGAATTCGATGCGAAGGACATCGTCAACGTCCGCATCGACCGCAAGCGCAAGCTGCCGGTGACGGCGCTGCTCTATGCCCTGGGCCTCAATGCTGAGGAGATCCTGGGCTATTTCTACAACAAGGTGACCTTCCTGCGCGGCGAAGGCGGCTGGCAGATTCCGTTCGTCGCCGAAGCGTGGCGCGGCCTGAAGCCTGCCTTCGACATCGTCGACGCCAAGTCGGGTGAAGTCGTCTTCGCCGCAGGCCAGAAGATTTCGCCGCGCGCCGCCAACAAGGCGGAAAAGGACGGTCTCGAAACCCTGCTGATCCCGACCGAGGAAGTCTATGGCCGCTACAGCGCCTATGACCTGATCAACGAGTCGACCGGCGAGATCTACATCGAAGCGGGCGACGAGGTTTCGCCGGAAAATCTGGAGAAGCTGGACAAGGCGGGCATCGACCGTCTCGAACTGCTCGACATCGACCATGTCGGCACCGGCCCCTGGATCCGCAATACGCTGAAGGCCGACAAGGCCGAGGATCGCGACCAGGCTCTTTCCGACATCTATCGCGTCATGCGCCCCGGCGAACCGCCGACGAAGGAAACCGCCGAAGCGCTGTTCGCCGGCCTCTTCTTCGATCCCGAGCGCTATGACCTGTCGGCCGTCGGCCGCGTCAAGCTCAACATGCGTCTCGACCTGGACGCCGAGGACACCGTCACCACCCTGCGCGTCGAGGACATCCTCGCCGTGGTCAAGGAACTGGTGAACCTGAAGGACGGCAAGGGCGAGATCGACGACATCGACAATCTCGGCAACCGTCGCGTCCGTTCGGTGGGCGAGCTGCTGGAAAACCAGTATCGCGTCGGCCTGCTGCGCATGGAGCGCGCCGTCAAGGAACGCATGTCGTCCGTTGACGTGTCGACCGTGATGCCGAACGACCTCATCAACGCGAAGCCCGCCGTCGCCGCGGTGCGCGAGTTTTTCGGTTCGTCGCAGCTCTCGCAGTTCATGGACCAGACCAACCCGCTGTCGGAAGTCACCCACAAGCGCCGCGTGTCGGCGCTCGGGCCGGGCGGCCTGACCCGCGAGCGCGCAGGCTTCGAAGTCCGCGACGTTCACCCGACCCACTATGGCCGTATCTGCCCGATCGAAACGCCCGAAGGCCCGAACATCGGTCTGATCAACAGCCTCGCGACCTTCAGCCGCGTGAACAAGTACGGGTTCATCGAGACGCCCTACCGCAAGGTGATCGACGGCAAGGTGACCAACGACGTCGTATACCTGTCGGCGATGGAAGAGGCCAAGCACACGATCGCCCAGGCGAACGCGGAACTGAACGCCGACCACAGCTTCACCGAGGATCTGATCTCCGCGCGTGAAGCGGGCGAATTCCTGATGGCGCCCAAGGACAACATCACCCTGATGGACGTCAGCCCCAAGCAGCTGGTGTCGGTGGCGGCCTCGCTCATTCCCTTCCTGGAAAATGACGACGCCAACCGCGCGCTGATGGGATCGAACATGCAGCGCCAGGCGGTGCCGCTGGTCCGTGCCGAGGCGCCGTTCGTCGGCACCGGCATGGAAGGCACCGTCGCGCGCGACTCCGGCGCCGCCATCGCGGCCCGCCGCGCGGGCATCGTCGACCAGGTCGATGCGACCCGTATCGTCATCCGCGCCACCGGCGATGTCGAACCCGGCCAGTCGGGCGTCGACATCTACACCCTCCAGAAGTTCCAGCGTTCGAACCAGGACACCTGCATCAACCAGCGCCCGCTGGTGAAGGTGGGCGAACTGATCCAGGCCGGCGAAGTCATCGCCGACGGCCCGTCGACCGAGTTCGGCGAGCTGGCGCTGGGCCGCAACGTGCTCGTCGCGTTCATGCCCTGGAACGGCTACAATTATGAAGACTCCATCCTGATCTCCGAGCGGATCGTGAAGGATGACGTCTTCACCTCGATCCATATCGAGGAGTTCGAGGTCATGGCCCGCGACACCAAGCTCGGGCCGGAAGACATCACCCGCGACATCCCGAACGTCGGCGAGGAAGCGCTGCGCAACCTCGACGAGGCTGGCATCGTCTATATCGGCGCCGAAGTGGAGCCGGGCGACATCCTGGTCGGCAAGATCACCCCCAAGGGTGAATCGCCGATGACCCCGGAAGAAAAGCTGCTGCGCGCCATCTTCGGCGAAAAGGCGAGCGACGTGCGCGACACCTCGCTCCGCCTGCCCCCGGGCGTCGCCGGCACTGTCGTCGAGGTGCGTGTCTTCAACCGCCACGGCATCGACAAGGACGAGCGCGCCATGGCGATCGAGCGGGAGGAAATCGACCGCCTCGCCAAGGACCGTGAGGACGAGCGCGGCATCCTCAACCGTGCGACCTTCAACCGCCTCCAGGAAATGCTGCTGGGCCAGACCGCCACGGCCGCGCCCAAGGGCGTCAAGAAGGGCGTGGTGATCGACGAGGCCCTGCTGGGCGAAGTCGAGCGTCATGAATGGTGGAAGTTCGCCGTCGAGGACGATGCCCGCCAGACCGCGATCGAGGCCGTCAAGGCGCAGTATGACGAAGCCGTGAAGCTGATCGTCGAGAAGTTCGAGGATCGCGTCGACAAGCTGCAGCGCGGCGACGAGCTGCCGCCGGGCGTGCTCAAGATGGTCAAGGTCTTCGTCGCGGTGAAGCGCAAGCTGCAACCGGGCGACAAGATGGCCGGCCGTCACGGCAACAAGGGCATCATCAGCCGCATCCTGCCGCAGGAAGACATGCCCTTCCTGGAGGACGGCACGCCGGTCGACTTCGTGCTGAACCCGCTGGGCGTGCCCTCGCGTATGAACGTCGGTCAGATCTTCGAGACGCATCTGGGCTGGGCCGCTCGCGGCCTGGGCGCCCAGATCGGCAAGGCGCTGGACGATTGGCGCGAAGCCAATCCGAACCCCGAGGCGGGCCAGCCCCCCGAGGCGGTCAAGGACCTGCTCAAGACCATTTACGGCAGCAACTACACCGCCGAGATCGAGCAGCGCAGCGCCGATGATATCGTCGAGCTGGCGCAGAATGTCCGCGGCGGCGTGCCGATGGCGACGCCGGTGTTCGACGGCGCGGTCGAAGCCGACGTGTCGGCGATGCTGAAGCTGGCGGGTCTGGATGAATCGGGTCAGGTGACCCTGTTCGACGGCCGCACCGGCGACAGCTTCGACCGCAAGGTGACTGTCGGCTACAAGTACGTCCTCAAGCTGCACCACCTGGTCGACGACAAGATCCACGCCCGTTCGATCGGCCCCTACAGCCTCGTCACCCAGCAGCCGCTGGGCGGTAAGGCGCAGTTCGGCGGCCAGCGCTTCGGTGAAATGGAGGTGTGGGCGCTCCAGGCCTATGGCGCCGCCTATACGCTGCAGGAAATGCTGACGGTGAAGTCGGACGACGTGGTCGGCCGCACCAAGGTCTACGAAGCGATCGTCAAGGGCGACGACACGTTCGAGGCCGGCATTCCCGAAAGCTTCAACGTGCTGGTCAAGGAAATGCGCTCGCTGGGCCTCAATGTCGAACTCGCGTCGATGGACGAAGTCGAGGACGACGACGGCTTCGCGGCAGCGGCGGAGTAA
- a CDS encoding hemolysin family protein — protein sequence MATIPPPHPTPFPWADLVIILALVALNGVFAMSELAIVSARKPRLQAMEKAGRKGARAALALAADPGKFLSTVQIGITLIGIVAGAYSGASLGGPVGERLQALGLSPNLAENAGFALVIGLTTYASLIVGELVPKQFALRAPEPIAVFVARPMQWLAKLTAPIVWVLDGSSSLIFKLLRLDRESEHHVTAEELHLIVAEASRSGIIEESERAIISGVVRLADRPVREVMTQRMDVDWIDIGADEETIRAKLLDTPHTRLPVGRGSVEDIIGIVQARDIMTALFRGEPLNVETLMRRAEIVPDQVDAMDALEVLRRSDVPMVMVHDEYGHFEGIVTPADLLSAIAGHFASDRDVFDDPDVVEREDGSLLVSGQMPIDQLAERIGIDLSEDRDYATVAGHALWLLKRLPEVGDYAEDQGWRFEIVDMDGRKIDKLLVAMG from the coding sequence ATGGCCACGATCCCCCCTCCCCATCCCACGCCCTTTCCCTGGGCAGACCTTGTCATCATCCTGGCGCTGGTGGCGCTGAACGGTGTCTTCGCCATGTCGGAACTGGCGATCGTGTCGGCGCGCAAGCCCCGGCTCCAGGCGATGGAGAAGGCCGGGCGCAAGGGCGCGCGGGCGGCGCTGGCTCTGGCGGCGGACCCCGGCAAGTTCCTGTCCACCGTCCAGATCGGCATCACCCTGATCGGCATCGTCGCGGGCGCCTATTCGGGCGCGAGCCTGGGCGGGCCGGTGGGCGAGCGGTTGCAGGCGCTGGGCCTGTCGCCCAACCTGGCCGAAAATGCGGGCTTCGCACTGGTCATCGGCCTTACTACCTATGCCTCGCTGATCGTCGGCGAGCTGGTGCCCAAGCAGTTCGCGTTGCGCGCGCCCGAGCCGATCGCGGTCTTCGTCGCCCGGCCGATGCAGTGGCTGGCGAAACTGACCGCGCCGATCGTGTGGGTGCTGGACGGGTCGAGCAGCCTGATCTTCAAGCTGCTGCGGCTGGACCGCGAATCGGAACATCATGTCACCGCCGAGGAATTGCACCTGATCGTCGCGGAAGCGAGCCGGTCGGGCATCATCGAGGAAAGCGAGCGGGCGATCATATCCGGCGTGGTGCGGCTGGCCGACCGGCCGGTGCGCGAGGTGATGACCCAGCGCATGGATGTCGACTGGATCGACATCGGCGCCGACGAGGAGACGATCCGCGCCAAGCTGCTCGACACGCCGCACACCCGCCTGCCGGTGGGGCGCGGGTCGGTGGAGGATATTATCGGCATCGTCCAGGCGCGCGACATCATGACCGCGCTGTTCCGGGGCGAGCCGCTGAACGTCGAGACGCTGATGCGCCGGGCGGAGATCGTGCCCGACCAGGTGGATGCGATGGACGCGCTGGAGGTGCTGCGCCGGTCCGACGTGCCGATGGTGATGGTGCATGACGAATATGGGCATTTCGAGGGGATCGTGACCCCGGCCGACCTGCTGTCCGCCATCGCGGGCCATTTCGCGTCGGACCGCGACGTGTTCGACGATCCGGACGTGGTCGAGCGCGAAGATGGCAGCCTGCTGGTATCCGGCCAGATGCCGATCGACCAGCTGGCCGAGCGGATCGGCATCGACCTGTCGGAGGATCGCGACTACGCCACCGTGGCGGGCCATGCGTTGTGGCTGCTCAAGCGCCTGCCCGAAGTGGGCGACTATGCCGAGGACCAGGGCTGGCGCTTCGAGATCGTCGACATGGACGGGCGCAAGATCGACAAGCTGCTGGTGGCGATGGGGTAG